A single region of the Verrucomicrobiota bacterium genome encodes:
- a CDS encoding Gfo/Idh/MocA family oxidoreductase has product MIRIGIVGCGRILAAHLRGYRLLREAGFDNFRITALCARKTEDAQMYAKRGEGPPQRPAVSDSPGDPLAIDDEYVSDFQDDVDVALYDNYDEMITRGPVDAINDFTSHGMHHLVAEVACRAGKHLLTQKPLAVTVAAARKMCEDFETAALTLGVFENVRFLDKARYLRWLIDSGYIGTPQMFLLGNVGNWWTPDKVVAHTPWRHFKKLAGGIALDLGVHQFHLARYLLGDLNSIAGTAQVIESKRHFINTAGESETIDCDADDIFNATFTSASGAFGSLTASWAGHGEGIHFGGGPVLYGSKGRVMGDALTLDDGSTHPIEMLYQDQCDPERKDREFPRGITNAFATAQLDWINAIQEKRPTETSGREGLTDLAAAFAILESDLAGRRISIEEVINGTVSEYQVPIAEYYNLHTKMQELL; this is encoded by the coding sequence ATGATTCGAATAGGCATCGTCGGCTGCGGAAGAATTCTGGCAGCGCACCTCAGAGGTTATCGTCTTCTTCGAGAAGCGGGATTCGACAACTTCCGCATAACGGCCCTATGTGCCCGAAAGACCGAAGATGCGCAAATGTATGCCAAGCGCGGAGAAGGTCCTCCTCAACGCCCGGCGGTCAGCGACTCTCCGGGTGACCCGTTGGCGATCGATGACGAATACGTCTCAGACTTCCAGGACGATGTCGATGTAGCCTTGTACGACAACTACGATGAGATGATTACCCGGGGTCCCGTCGATGCGATAAACGATTTCACCTCACATGGCATGCATCACCTGGTCGCCGAGGTTGCATGCCGCGCTGGCAAACACCTGCTGACTCAAAAACCACTCGCAGTCACCGTCGCGGCGGCTCGAAAAATGTGCGAAGATTTTGAAACGGCGGCACTGACCCTGGGCGTTTTTGAAAATGTGCGCTTTCTCGATAAAGCACGCTACCTCCGATGGCTGATTGACTCGGGCTATATTGGAACTCCGCAAATGTTTCTCTTGGGCAACGTCGGCAACTGGTGGACTCCCGACAAAGTGGTTGCCCACACACCGTGGCGTCATTTTAAAAAGCTGGCCGGCGGCATAGCGCTCGATCTCGGAGTTCATCAATTTCACTTAGCCCGATACCTGCTGGGAGATCTAAACTCCATTGCAGGCACGGCCCAGGTTATTGAATCAAAACGCCATTTCATAAATACCGCGGGCGAATCCGAAACTATCGACTGCGATGCCGACGATATTTTCAATGCGACCTTTACGAGTGCAAGCGGTGCATTTGGATCACTAACGGCAAGTTGGGCGGGTCACGGAGAGGGTATTCACTTCGGAGGCGGTCCCGTACTTTATGGAAGCAAAGGTCGCGTAATGGGAGACGCCCTTACACTGGATGATGGCTCCACCCACCCTATCGAAATGCTTTACCAGGATCAATGCGACCCGGAACGCAAGGACCGAGAATTTCCCCGTGGCATCACCAATGCCTTCGCCACAGCCCAGCTCGACTGGATCAACGCCATTCAAGAAAAACGTCCGACAGAAACGAGCGGACGTGAAGGATTAACCGATCTGGCCGCAGCATTCGCCATTCTCGAGAGCGATCTGGCAGGCCGTCGCATATCGATTGAAGAAGTTATTAATGGAACGGTATCCGAGTACCAGGTACCAATTGCTGAATATTATAATTTACACACCAAAATGCAGGAGCTGCTTTAG
- a CDS encoding arylsulfatase — translation MNKRTSYFWSLSSFKKILIALIQSLGIAGTQRPYQDRAQELGPLRPLNSASKCLALSLIFSFGTGIPLTTQAERPNVIIVITDDQGYGDFGATGNKIIETPNIDAMAKRSVLWDNFYVSPVCSPTRASIMTGRYNHRTYCVDTWLGRSMMHTDEVTIAEILGDAGYATGIFGKWHLGDSYPMRTIDQGFEESLVHRGGGLAQPADPIENNNNYTNPILIHNGHQTQTEGYCTDVYFEHAQNWIREKKLESRPFFAYIPTNAPHGPYHDVPEDLRKHYLKKDLASLIRGKPRDLEKEVDTLSRIAAMITNVDENVGRLFETLKETGLYENTLVFVMTDNGPNTKRYVGDMQGNKTEVLEGGVRTPLWSHWPAKLGAGETVHDTIAAHIDLLPTIVEACEAELPDGLQIDGRSILPQLLNPEKRMAPRPLFMQIHRGSQPQRYHNFMVRDAMWKLVHPSGFGTQTFNGDPHFQLYNLDLDPGETNNLVATMPHKFNYLKTLYDAWFDDVMSNVLTNPGPPDIIIDAHHENPSVLTWQDRVAEQWSAGSSGHWELDFAKAGQFNIQVDMPREFAPKQDGELLLSIGNDEYKIKIKKGTQSVSFPTIQVSEGPKLLRADMHYSEGSIEGGYQVRITAL, via the coding sequence ATGAACAAGCGCACTTCTTATTTCTGGTCATTATCCAGTTTCAAAAAGATCTTGATAGCTTTAATCCAATCACTCGGAATTGCGGGGACGCAACGGCCCTACCAAGATCGCGCCCAAGAGCTAGGGCCGTTGCGTCCCCTCAATTCCGCCTCCAAATGCTTAGCTCTGTCTTTGATATTCAGCTTCGGAACTGGAATCCCCTTAACCACTCAAGCTGAACGACCCAATGTAATTATCGTCATCACGGATGACCAAGGTTACGGAGATTTCGGTGCAACGGGAAATAAAATCATCGAGACGCCAAACATCGATGCCATGGCGAAAAGAAGTGTGCTCTGGGACAATTTTTATGTCAGCCCGGTCTGCTCCCCTACACGGGCCAGTATTATGACCGGTCGTTACAACCATCGTACCTATTGTGTCGATACCTGGCTGGGTCGTTCGATGATGCATACAGACGAAGTCACCATCGCCGAGATCCTTGGTGATGCTGGCTACGCAACCGGCATATTCGGTAAATGGCACCTGGGTGATAGTTATCCTATGCGAACAATCGATCAGGGATTTGAGGAATCGCTAGTACATCGAGGTGGCGGACTCGCCCAACCAGCAGATCCGATAGAGAACAATAATAACTACACCAACCCCATCCTGATACACAATGGTCACCAGACGCAGACAGAAGGCTATTGCACCGACGTTTATTTTGAGCACGCCCAAAACTGGATCCGGGAAAAGAAATTGGAGAGTCGACCATTCTTCGCCTACATTCCCACCAACGCACCTCATGGTCCCTATCACGATGTTCCAGAGGACCTCAGAAAACATTACCTCAAAAAAGATCTCGCCAGTCTTATTCGTGGAAAACCACGCGACCTGGAAAAAGAAGTGGATACATTGAGCCGTATTGCGGCCATGATCACCAATGTGGACGAAAATGTGGGACGTCTTTTTGAAACACTTAAAGAAACCGGACTTTACGAAAATACCTTGGTGTTTGTCATGACAGATAATGGACCGAATACCAAACGCTATGTAGGTGATATGCAGGGTAATAAAACAGAAGTTCTCGAAGGCGGTGTGCGCACCCCGTTATGGAGTCACTGGCCTGCCAAACTAGGAGCCGGGGAAACTGTGCACGATACTATCGCAGCTCATATCGATCTCCTACCTACTATTGTTGAAGCCTGTGAAGCTGAGTTGCCCGACGGACTACAAATCGATGGTCGCAGTATTCTACCGCAGTTACTCAACCCGGAAAAACGAATGGCACCCCGTCCACTCTTCATGCAAATCCACCGGGGAAGCCAACCCCAGCGCTATCATAATTTCATGGTGCGTGATGCTATGTGGAAACTGGTCCATCCTTCAGGGTTCGGTACTCAGACATTCAATGGAGACCCCCATTTCCAACTCTACAACCTGGACCTGGATCCGGGGGAAACAAACAATCTGGTCGCAACGATGCCCCACAAATTTAATTATCTGAAAACACTGTATGATGCCTGGTTTGACGATGTAATGTCCAACGTTCTAACCAACCCCGGTCCCCCGGACATCATCATAGACGCCCACCACGAAAACCCATCCGTACTCACTTGGCAGGATCGGGTAGCGGAGCAATGGAGTGCCGGTAGCAGCGGTCATTGGGAGTTGGATTTTGCAAAGGCCGGTCAATTCAATATTCAGGTCGATATGCCCCGGGAGTTCGCACCGAAACAAGACGGTGAACTGCTACTCTCTATCGGGAATGACGAATACAAAATAAAGATTAAAAAAGGAACCCAGTCGGTTTCCTTCCCCACCATTCAAGTATCTGAAGGACCGAAATTACTCCGGGCCGATATGCATTATTCGGAAGGTTCTATAGAAGGTGGTTATCAAGTACGTATAACAGCATTATGA
- a CDS encoding serine hydrolase, giving the protein MKKRSSINIIGIIPVFCICLLSCGRDSSSVYYPPSDGEGGWRKLEDPQSILETTGVELEGLDYALEIAKASTRNGGLLVVRKGWLIYEAYFGLGHRESLTNLASVGKPFTSMAAGILMNEQPGRFPDGLNQRIYNPDYLPAVAFPLGDPAKSQINLGQLLSFTAGIRGNNPSYVYGDEIIVDPPGLDGWPGMVDEYVVGKKDYLNRGSVTTASSLWIEPGSGYSYATASIHLVSMMVRHLTGIEMENYLRLKLADPMGFMEFTFGYRNIDEVVHTTGGGGVVVRPTDMLRFGYLLLNRGNWEGRSIVPADYVDHCRQISPYNPHYPYSLQFDVNTGGQNPNVPRDAFWKTGSGGHALFVVPSLNLVVWKLGGRDSQYDSKNTGLELHPDAPKSAPDRENWKANIEINDAYTLILNTVVSAVSKTQ; this is encoded by the coding sequence ATGAAAAAGAGGAGCAGCATAAATATTATTGGGATAATCCCGGTATTTTGCATTTGTCTCCTGAGTTGTGGTCGCGATTCCTCAAGCGTCTATTATCCTCCATCCGACGGTGAAGGTGGTTGGAGGAAGCTTGAGGACCCTCAATCGATCCTGGAAACGACTGGTGTAGAGCTTGAGGGTTTGGACTACGCTTTGGAAATTGCAAAAGCCAGCACCAGGAATGGCGGCCTATTGGTGGTTCGGAAAGGTTGGTTGATTTATGAAGCTTATTTCGGACTCGGGCACCGGGAGTCGTTAACCAATCTTGCTTCAGTTGGAAAACCCTTCACGAGCATGGCCGCTGGAATACTCATGAACGAGCAACCCGGTCGATTCCCGGATGGTCTAAATCAGAGAATTTATAATCCCGATTACCTGCCCGCCGTTGCATTTCCGCTTGGCGATCCGGCAAAAAGTCAGATCAATCTCGGCCAACTTCTTTCTTTCACCGCAGGTATTCGTGGAAACAATCCAAGCTATGTTTATGGGGATGAAATAATAGTAGATCCGCCAGGATTAGATGGCTGGCCGGGTATGGTGGATGAATACGTGGTTGGTAAAAAAGATTATCTTAACAGGGGCAGCGTCACTACTGCATCTTCTCTTTGGATTGAGCCGGGTAGTGGCTATTCTTATGCTACCGCATCGATTCACCTAGTTTCCATGATGGTGCGGCATCTGACAGGAATTGAAATGGAAAACTACCTACGGTTGAAGTTGGCAGATCCCATGGGCTTTATGGAATTTACGTTTGGATATCGGAATATCGATGAAGTCGTTCATACAACGGGTGGAGGGGGTGTAGTCGTACGCCCTACCGATATGCTAAGATTCGGATACCTGCTACTGAATCGTGGAAATTGGGAGGGTAGATCCATCGTCCCTGCTGACTATGTGGACCACTGTCGCCAAATTTCTCCCTACAATCCGCACTATCCCTACAGTCTACAATTTGATGTGAATACCGGTGGTCAAAATCCGAATGTTCCGCGGGATGCTTTTTGGAAAACCGGGTCCGGTGGTCATGCATTGTTTGTCGTGCCTTCGCTTAACCTGGTAGTTTGGAAACTGGGCGGCCGAGACTCTCAGTACGATTCCAAAAACACAGGTTTGGAACTACACCCGGATGCGCCCAAATCCGCGCCCGACCGGGAAAACTGGAAAGCCAATATTGAAATTAACGATGCCTACACACTGATTTTAAACACGGTTGTAAGCGCTGTTTCGAAAACTCAATGA
- a CDS encoding arylsulfatase, which produces MKTYLAPLLGSLAILLGFIACGPKDSTEKAAPARPPNIIYILADDLGYNELGSYGQTLIETPNLDALAAGGIRFTNHYAGSPVCAPSRCVLLTGKHSGHAYIRGNDEWTERGDTWDFAAAVKDPNLEGQRPIPPGTTTIGSLLQTAGYKTALVGKWGLGAPLTEGIPNKQGFDFFYGYNCQRQAHTYYPVHLWRNEEKHMLANELVKPQTLLDEGANPNAPSSYAKYQLAEYAPELMLKEARDFISTNKDIPFFLYFASPLSHVPLQAPQRWVDYYTKKFGPEEPYLGENSYFPNRTPRATYAAMVSYLDESVGRLIETLKETGQYENTLIVFSSDNGPTYNGGSDSVYFNSAAPFKGVYGYAKGFVNEGGIRVPMIANWPGKIAPGQTSGHISAFWDVLPTLCEVSGVTPPEDTDGISFLPTLLGTAAQVTHEFLYWEFPSYTGQQAVRMGKWKAMRKNIFNGNLKVELYDLETDPAEQRNVAAAHPDVVAQIETILLKEHTPAELEKFKIKQLGD; this is translated from the coding sequence ATGAAAACATACCTCGCCCCTTTGCTCGGATCACTTGCTATCCTTCTGGGCTTCATCGCCTGTGGTCCAAAAGACTCAACCGAAAAAGCTGCTCCCGCTAGGCCACCCAACATCATTTACATTCTTGCCGATGACCTGGGCTACAATGAGCTCGGTTCATACGGTCAAACGTTGATTGAAACACCGAACCTCGACGCCTTGGCAGCTGGCGGCATCCGCTTCACCAACCACTACGCCGGCTCCCCGGTCTGTGCGCCCTCGCGTTGTGTTTTATTAACGGGTAAACATAGCGGACACGCCTATATTCGAGGCAATGACGAATGGACTGAACGGGGAGACACCTGGGATTTTGCGGCGGCAGTAAAAGATCCGAATCTCGAAGGCCAACGACCAATTCCTCCTGGCACCACAACCATTGGAAGCTTGCTACAAACAGCCGGTTACAAAACAGCCCTCGTCGGCAAGTGGGGCCTGGGAGCACCGTTGACCGAAGGGATACCCAACAAGCAAGGGTTCGATTTCTTTTATGGCTACAACTGCCAGAGACAGGCACATACTTACTATCCGGTTCACCTGTGGAGAAATGAAGAGAAACACATGTTGGCAAATGAATTGGTAAAGCCACAAACACTACTGGACGAAGGAGCAAATCCAAATGCTCCATCCAGTTATGCGAAGTATCAACTAGCTGAGTACGCACCTGAGCTCATGCTCAAAGAAGCTCGCGACTTTATTTCCACCAACAAAGACATCCCCTTCTTTCTCTACTTTGCTTCGCCACTTTCTCATGTCCCTTTACAAGCACCACAACGCTGGGTCGATTATTATACCAAAAAATTTGGACCAGAAGAACCTTACCTGGGGGAAAATAGTTATTTCCCAAACCGAACCCCACGAGCGACCTACGCAGCGATGGTTTCTTACCTGGACGAATCAGTGGGTAGGCTAATTGAAACCTTAAAGGAGACCGGACAATACGAAAACACCCTGATTGTTTTTTCGAGTGACAACGGCCCCACCTACAACGGAGGTAGCGATTCAGTTTATTTTAACAGCGCTGCGCCGTTTAAAGGCGTATACGGTTACGCAAAAGGATTTGTTAACGAGGGAGGCATCCGAGTGCCGATGATCGCCAACTGGCCAGGCAAAATAGCACCTGGTCAAACCTCCGGACACATCTCCGCATTCTGGGATGTACTACCCACTCTTTGCGAAGTCTCAGGCGTAACACCTCCAGAGGATACGGATGGTATCAGTTTTCTGCCTACGCTTCTGGGAACAGCTGCACAAGTAACTCATGAATTTCTATATTGGGAGTTTCCATCCTACACAGGCCAGCAGGCAGTACGCATGGGCAAGTGGAAAGCCATGCGCAAAAACATCTTCAATGGTAATCTCAAGGTGGAACTCTATGATCTCGAAACGGATCCCGCCGAGCAACGTAATGTGGCAGCAGCGCATCCGGACGTCGTCGCTCAAATCGAAACTATACTTTTGAAAGAACACACACCGGCCGAGCTGGAGAAATTCAAAATCAAACAACTGGGAGACTAG
- a CDS encoding DUF5009 domain-containing protein, with the protein MSSPDSSTQQPERLLSLDLFRGLVMFLLVAEGAGIYRALTKVTGEDSFLSPFLIQFTHHPWHGLRAWDLVQPAFMFIVGVAMFYSINKRQNRGDSWGIIGKHIYIRCLLLLIFGTGLHCVYAGEMVWILRNVLAQLAFTILITFWVFRLPWKTQLGISIGLILITDISYRVFPLEGFNHPYTPGENFGTWMDTVLRNPIAGGHWVAINFVPTAAHTIWGALIGQMLISSKPTQHKLKILVYAGLGGLILGYLLNWGFGSETLRIPIIKRICTGSFIYASGGWCLLILALFYYAIDMRAWKPNWLYIINVVGTNSIFIYMTTQLLAGKWLGPNVEIYTNGILGRIGFNPTWVELSTALISWFILWYLCHWLYKKKIFLKI; encoded by the coding sequence ATGAGTTCACCTGACTCTTCCACTCAACAACCAGAGAGACTTCTGTCCCTGGATCTGTTTCGTGGTCTGGTCATGTTCCTCTTGGTAGCTGAAGGAGCAGGCATCTACAGAGCTCTCACCAAGGTAACTGGCGAAGACAGTTTCTTGAGCCCTTTCCTCATTCAGTTTACTCACCATCCCTGGCATGGGTTGCGTGCTTGGGATCTGGTGCAACCTGCCTTCATGTTTATCGTAGGGGTGGCCATGTTTTACTCCATCAACAAACGTCAAAACCGGGGTGATTCCTGGGGGATCATCGGGAAACATATTTATATACGTTGTCTACTTCTACTTATTTTTGGAACCGGCCTGCACTGTGTCTACGCGGGAGAGATGGTTTGGATTTTGCGCAACGTGCTCGCGCAATTGGCATTCACCATATTGATTACTTTCTGGGTCTTCCGACTACCCTGGAAAACTCAGCTTGGCATATCTATCGGGCTGATACTCATCACAGATATAAGCTACCGGGTCTTTCCACTCGAGGGATTCAATCATCCTTATACTCCCGGTGAAAACTTTGGCACCTGGATGGACACGGTGCTACGAAACCCAATTGCAGGAGGCCATTGGGTAGCGATTAACTTTGTTCCTACAGCCGCCCATACGATTTGGGGAGCCTTGATTGGGCAAATGCTAATTAGCAGCAAGCCTACTCAACACAAATTGAAGATCCTGGTATACGCAGGCCTGGGCGGACTGATTTTAGGTTATCTGCTAAACTGGGGCTTTGGTAGCGAGACCTTGCGTATCCCAATCATTAAACGCATTTGCACAGGCTCCTTTATCTACGCCAGCGGCGGTTGGTGCCTTTTGATTTTGGCACTTTTTTATTACGCAATCGATATGCGTGCCTGGAAACCCAATTGGCTGTATATCATCAACGTCGTTGGAACGAATTCGATTTTCATCTACATGACTACTCAGTTGTTGGCAGGGAAATGGCTAGGCCCCAACGTAGAGATTTACACCAACGGCATCCTGGGTCGCATCGGCTTCAATCCAACGTGGGTAGAACTTTCAACAGCCTTGATCAGCTGGTTTATTCTATGGTATTTGTGCCACTGGCTTTACAAGAAAAAGATCTTCCTGAAAATTTAA
- a CDS encoding Gfo/Idh/MocA family oxidoreductase, with protein sequence MNFINESRRGFFKKVTGLTTGLLAASSSRLASAPARPSGARYMGDFAAPKIETVRIAFIGVGARGVEHAKQLAAIEGSEVVAICDLFEDYALRSNKNCEEAGKGKRHKNIQLFHGEKNLWKKMLQEVKPDAVFIATPWKDHAPMAIETMKRGAHAFVEVPLGLTNEELWKLVDTSEATGKHCMMMENVNYGREELLYLNLCRKGIIGELLHGEASYIHELRFQMEEVKRATGSWRTFYYAMGNGNLYPTHGLGPVAQYMNLARGEDNFDRLVSFSSPAKGRALYAEKNYPADHQWNQLSYECGDMNTSIIKTKLGRTIMVQWDETSPRPYTRLNLIQGTKGTLTGYPTRIALEGGVPGATKDHHHWAEGEKLEAFMEEHDHPLYKRMGSLAERMGGHGGMDFLMRYRIIDCLRNGEPLDQNLYEGCFWSAVSPLSEASIAEDGSSQKFPDFTRGQWRKTLPLGIVS encoded by the coding sequence ATGAACTTCATTAACGAGTCTCGTCGTGGTTTCTTCAAAAAAGTAACCGGGTTAACCACAGGATTATTGGCTGCCTCAAGTAGTCGTCTGGCCAGTGCTCCAGCCCGACCGTCGGGAGCCCGTTACATGGGTGACTTTGCCGCACCTAAAATCGAGACCGTCCGCATAGCGTTTATTGGTGTCGGAGCTCGTGGTGTTGAGCATGCCAAACAACTCGCTGCGATCGAAGGATCCGAAGTCGTGGCCATCTGCGATCTTTTCGAAGACTACGCACTGCGCTCCAATAAAAATTGTGAAGAGGCCGGAAAGGGTAAACGGCACAAAAACATTCAACTGTTTCACGGTGAGAAAAACTTGTGGAAGAAGATGCTTCAGGAAGTTAAACCTGACGCGGTCTTCATAGCGACACCGTGGAAAGATCATGCACCCATGGCTATTGAAACGATGAAGCGTGGAGCGCACGCATTTGTTGAAGTGCCGTTAGGTCTTACGAACGAGGAACTCTGGAAACTCGTCGATACCTCCGAGGCAACAGGCAAGCACTGCATGATGATGGAGAACGTAAATTACGGTCGTGAAGAACTGTTATATCTCAATCTCTGTCGCAAAGGCATAATTGGCGAGCTACTCCACGGTGAAGCCTCTTACATTCATGAGCTGCGTTTTCAAATGGAAGAAGTCAAACGGGCAACCGGTTCCTGGAGAACCTTTTATTATGCCATGGGAAACGGAAATTTGTATCCCACGCATGGTCTAGGCCCCGTCGCCCAGTACATGAACCTTGCTCGTGGTGAGGATAACTTCGATCGCCTGGTTTCGTTTTCATCTCCTGCGAAAGGCCGCGCATTATATGCTGAAAAGAACTACCCGGCCGATCATCAATGGAACCAGCTCAGTTACGAATGCGGAGATATGAATACCTCCATCATTAAAACTAAGCTGGGTCGTACGATTATGGTACAGTGGGATGAAACGAGTCCCCGCCCCTACACACGATTAAACCTCATTCAGGGCACCAAGGGAACTTTGACTGGCTACCCTACCCGTATTGCACTCGAAGGCGGAGTGCCTGGAGCGACCAAAGATCATCACCATTGGGCCGAGGGAGAAAAGCTTGAAGCCTTCATGGAGGAACATGATCACCCTCTTTACAAACGTATGGGCTCACTCGCGGAAAGAATGGGCGGACACGGGGGCATGGACTTTCTCATGCGCTACCGCATCATCGATTGTTTGCGCAATGGCGAGCCACTCGACCAAAACCTCTACGAAGGTTGTTTCTGGAGTGCCGTCAGTCCGTTGAGCGAAGCCTCGATAGCCGAAGATGGTTCCTCGCAAAAGTTTCCAGACTTCACCCGCGGTCAGTGGAGGAAAACACTGCCCCTGGGAATTGTTTCGTAA